One genomic segment of Hydra vulgaris chromosome 14, alternate assembly HydraT2T_AEP includes these proteins:
- the LOC136090938 gene encoding uncharacterized protein LOC136090938, producing MIATTNLFCIRRCMLAGLPEDDLVTYEEIEENIMKLFKPKSSLILRFEFATIKKASNESVTEFSRRIGRAVEGCKFTDRDDRMRDQFITGFNDGATIKRLLLEPKELTFAKAVEVAVTLERVTQEARQLDGSNNVMVAATSLLPQTTGFAGTNKITCFNCGKFGHYARDCEAKCKNCSHNHRAKDCIKRLQGLKGKGRIWK from the coding sequence ATGATTGCCACCACAAATTTATTCTGCATTAGAAGATGTATGCTTGCCGGGTTACCAGAAGACGATTTAGTGACTTACGAAGAGATCGAGGAAAATATTATGAAGCTTTTTAAACCAAAGTCATCTCTAATACTACGCTTTGAATttgcaacaattaaaaaagcaagtaacGAGAGTGTGACGGAATTTTCACGACGGATTGGAAGAGCTGTTGAAGGATGTAAATTTACGGATAGAGATGACAGGATGCGCGACCAATTTATCACCGGCTTTAACGATGGAGCTACGATCAAACGGCTATTACTGGAACCTAAAGAACTTACATTTGCAAAGGCTGTTGAGGTTGCTGTTACTTTGGAACGAGTGACTCAAGAAGCCCGACAGTTGGATGGTTCCAATAATGTGATGGTTGCAGCAACATCGCTACTTCCCCAAACAACTGGTTTTGCCggaacaaataaaataacatgttttaaTTGTGGGAAATTTGGACATTATGCACGGGACTGCGAGGCAAAATGCAAGAACTGTTCACACAATCATCGAGCCAAAGACTGCATCAAACGATTGCAAGGTTTAAAAGGAAAAGGGAGAATTTGGAAATAA